A region of the Canis aureus isolate CA01 chromosome 20, VMU_Caureus_v.1.0, whole genome shotgun sequence genome:
CCCAGGTATTTTTTTGTGGTTGAAGAAGACAATACTCCATTATCAGTCACAGTGACTCCCTGTGATGCACCTTTAGAGTGGAAGCTGAGTCTCCAGGAGCTGCCAGAGGAGGCAAGCGGGGAAGGCTCCGGTAAGCAGCGTGATCAGTTTGGCCCCAGACCTCTGAATGAATAGCTAAAGGACCTATGAAATATACAGACCTCTGTCTGTACAAAAAAGCAGCACAGATGCATAGGTGAAAAAGCTGGAGACTTCACAATGGAGATGAGAGAAATGACAGATGGCACCAAATGACAGTGATTTTGGTAACATAACCAGTTAAGGGAGACAGACATGGAGCCCAAAAGAGTGAGAAATGGAGGTTTGGACTAGCCTCTCTAGCCGTGGTTTGCAATCTCACCCAAACATTGGAATCAGCACTGGGAGCTTTAAAAACGACTGGTGCCTGGATTCCACCCTTAGAGGTTCTGATTTAATTGCCCTGTCAGTGTGGCCAGGACATAGGGCTGTTAAAATCTCTCCCTTGGTGATTCCAATATGCAGCCAAGATCTCTAGGGAATAAAGGATGATGCCAAAAAGAGGAGTTAAAAGGCATTTCTCACCATTGAAATTCGAGGATGACTAGAAAGTCAGTAGGGGGTATGTTAGGCATTTAAAGAAGTTGCAGATTGTGGAAAGCAGATACCAAGATACCGGGAAATGAGAAAAGCCCATGTGAGGTCCCAAGGTGACCAGCTCCCTTTAAGGGGCAAAGGCATCACAGCTTAAAGGTGAAGGCTGGTGACTGGTGCCATGCAAAGGATGCTAGCAAGCTGCTCTACTCATAGTGATGAGATGACAGAGGGAGTTGGAACCAGGAAAATATAGGAAGTACATCATCAAGGGAGACAGAGAACAAATAACTGCATGAGATTGTTCATTTCATGATTTGGGAATATGAAATTCTACATCCCTCACCGAGCTTGCAGTATTAAACTGAACAAGGTACATTCCCACTCTCACTGCTCGGTCCTTCATCAGGTCCTCTACGCTTATCTGGTATCTATGTGATAtctaatattaacaataaaaaaggtagaaaaattaGTTTTTCAATACAACCCTCCTATTATTCCTAGGCATATGTTCTCCATGCTGAAAATTAGGTACTCTTACTGgtgctttatattttaatgagaaaCTATCCAGTCCTAGTAACAAGGGTAAAATTAGTGAAATGGCCGGCCATCAAAAAGCAATCAGATTGAATCCTTTTGATAAGCAGATTGACAGAAGGGATTAATCTCTAAAAGGTTTACAGTCTTTGATCTAAAACTTCCAGTAATTGAAGTCTATCCTGAAGCctaaatttaaattcagaaaaaaaaaaaaatatatatatatatataggcatcaTCTTAAATGGTCAGAAATTGACCaacagtattatttatatatttatgaaaatattgttttttaaaaattattttattatataatagaaTTAAGCAAGAAAGACAAGATTCAAAAATGGAGGTTGTCTGGGAACATACATGTATGAGAATAAATGTTATTAAGTTatagagaaagatgaaaaagaataatatcAATTGCATAAAATATGTGAAGGACGGAATGGAAATGAAtcaaaatagggatgcctgggtggtttagtggttgagtgtcttcctttggctcaggtcatcatcctgggatagggttgcattgggctccctgcagggagcctgcctctccctctgcctgtgtctctgcctcgctctctgtgtctctcatgaataaataaataaaatctttaaagaaaaaagaaaaggaatcaaaaCACTAACAAAGTACTGTCTCAGGACCATGAATTAATGGAtgaatttttctcttgttttttttttatttcccaactATGTCCTgggaatcattttttttaagatttatttatttatttatttatttatttatttatttgagagagagagatggagagagctcAAATGGGGAAAGGTGCcatgggagaaggagagggaaagagaatcccaagcagactctctgctgagcagggagccagacttagggctcagtcccaggaccctaagatcatggcctgagccaaaaatcaagaatccACCCCTGAACCAACTGAGCAGCGCAGGCCCcacattatcatttttataacagAGAACATAAAAAGATAGTGTTAAAGACAGAATTTAAGGTCGGCAAGCCGTGGTACATACCCTGATGTGTAGCTTGTGCTTCTCTCATGTCTTCTAGGTGACCCAGAGCCTCTGGAGCAGCAGAGGCAACAGATCATTAATGAGGAAGGCACAGAATTATTCTCCTACAAAGGCAATGATGTGGAGTATTTTATATCTTCTAGTTCTCCGTCTGGTTTATATCAGTTGGAGCTTCTTTcaacagagaaagacacacattTCAAAGTGTATGCCACCACAACTCCGGAGTCTGATCAACCCTACCCCGAATTACCTTATGACCCACGAGTAGATGTTACCTCCCTGGGACGCACCACGGTCACTTTGGCCTGGAAACCGAGCCCCACGGCCTCTTTGCTGAAACAGCCCATTCAGTACTGTGTGGTCATCAACAGAGAGCACAATTTCAAAAGTCTCTGTGCAGTGGAAGCAAAAGTGAGTGCAGATGACGCTTTTATGATGGCTCCAAAACCCGGGCTGGACTTCAGCCCCTTTGATTTTGCCCATTTTGGGTTTCCTTCAGATAATCCGGGGAAAGAGCGCAGCTTCCTCGCAAAGCCTTCTCCCAAACTGGGGCGGCATGTCTACGCGAGGCCCAAGGTGGACATTCAGAAAATCTGCATAGGAAACAAGAACATCTTCACCGTCTCGGATCTGAAGCCCGACACGCAGTACTACTTCGACGTCTTCGTGGccaacagcaacagcaacacCAGCACCGCATACGTGGGCACTTTTGCCAGGACCAAGGAAGAAGCCCAACAGAAGACAGTTGAGCTGAAAGATGGGAAGGTTACAGATGTGTTCGTCAAAAGGAAGGGGGCCAAGTTTTTACGGTTTGCCCCAGTCTCTTCTCACCAAAAAGTCACTTTCTTCATTCACTCTTGCCTGGATGCCATCCAAATCCAAGTGAGAAGGGATGGGAAACTTCTCCTGTCCCAGAATGTGGAAGGCATCCGACAGTTCCAGCTTAGAGGAAAGCCGAAAGCCAAGTATCTCATTCGACTGAAAGGACACAAGAAAGGAGCGTCCATGTTGAAAATACTGGCCACCACAAGGCCTAGTAAGCAGCCGTTCCCGTCTCTTCCCGAAGACACAAGAATCAAAGCCTTCGACAAGCTCCGCACCTGTTCTTCGGCCACTGTGGCTTGGCTGGGCACTCAGGAGAGGAACAAGTTCTGCATCTACAAAAAGGAAGTGGATGATAACTACAATGAagaccagaagaagagagagcaaaACCAATGCCTCGGACCAGACACAAGGAAGAAATCGGAAAAAGTCCTCTGTAAATATTTCCACAGTCAAAACCTACAGAGAGCAGTGACCACGGAAACAATTAAAGGACTTCTGCCTGGAAAGTCTTACCTGCTGGATGTTTATGTCATTGGACATGGGGGGCACTCAGTGAGGTATCAGAGTAAGGTGGTGAAAACCAGGAAGTTCTGTTAGTTACCTCGTGGGGAGAGAGATTATTACATAGACCTGCAGGAGAGACATGGAATCACCTTAAGGGTAAACCGACTACCCCCAAGGCTGAGAGAAGTTGTGAGCGGTACTCGTACTGGGGAAGGAAGGATATCACCTTGTGTATATTGCTGTTTATATGAGTAACTGTTGAGGAGACTTGTTCTAGTGTGCCCCATGGTACCTACTGTGCGTCTGCTGCCCGTTGATGTCAAAGATAGAGGGCACCTTGAAGGAACTGCCATCCCTTGCTTTGACCACTGCATGAACtgcttctaaattattttattacctaaaagtttaaaatatgccATTCATTGCACACATCAACAAATGCAAATCATTCCTCTCTATAGATGCTaggatatatataaattattttataaagtctTGTTTTAAATGTCAGTGTTTCTATGATTGTAAACTATTAAATTCTTTTCCTGTTAAAGTACAGATCTAATCTAAGTATATTACGTGGACGGCCCTCTAGTCAGTTATATTGCTATTGTAAATTCTTATCTGTtgagtaaaatgtttaaatactgTATGTATCTCATGTACAAAGTTGACATACATTATATCCATGTacataaaattaaagatattaGATTATATACGGTTCATTTTCCCAAGCAGCTACCATGGTGTATTCAATTTCTCTTCTGTTCACAAAACTGTGCTCTCATATAATTTGGCACCAGCATCAACCCTCTTCTTAACAGTGAAAATAACATACTACATCTCTCTAAAGTCACTGTGGCATTAGAGACAGTTACTACAGTTTGTATTCGGACACTCACTGGAGCCAGGTGTCCTGAGAGTTGAGGGACCTCTAACAGACCCGTTTTAAAAGACCGGGTTAAGCCAAACACCGTAGCTCGATAAGGATTCAACAAATTGTTCTTAACGacctaaaatatattacatttatcttaaaaataagcaTCTGTTTTAAGTACAAAGTTGGGATTTCCCAAGTATTTTCCATCTGCTTGAATATTAGCAAAATAACCATTTTCATGTCTGTCTGAAGCAATCTAGCAACCACCAGTTAGGATTTTATTTGGTAATGAGGAGATGATAGAAGCTACTGTTTGATAACATTCACAATCTGATACTTtgatttttcatgaatttttgcCAAGTAACTTAGGCAAACAATAACAAGAACCATTTAGCAAAGACTGCTCGAAGAGCATCTTAGATAATTTCATTCTCCACAGTTCTATACATGAGCTGTCATGAGAATATTAGATTAGGGTCAGAAGAGTATAGAATTTACAATCACCTAAGCTATATAACTTTAGGAAAATCTGTTAACTCCCACTGTCCCCCTTTTCCGTTTATAAATGGGGTGGTGACAGATTTGGATAAGATGACACTATAAGATATTTCGTATTATATAAGACATTGTCTTTTGTAGAATTATACGATTCTTAAATTATAAAGTGCTCCTGTGGGGAGCACAAGTGGGGACAGATATAATCTCTTAACTGCTATATTGTCCCCTACCTGTTGGCACCACCTTTCATGTGGCGGGCACACATCAGCAGCATTCCTATGGAGTATAGATTCGTTATGGTCAAGGTAATATATGTGGTGGTCACTATGATCTGATCACCTTAGGATAAAATATCTCCCCTAAGAATTTATCATCTAACTCCTTTGGGTTATGATATCAAAAGAAAATTGatcacctctaaaaaaaaaaaagaaaattgatcaCATCTATATAAAACAGTAATGATACctgaaagagtttttaaaaaggaaaagggaaaatgtgCCCAATGGCCATGTAGTCAATCATCTGGAAGAACTTTAAAATTGACAACATCCCAGAGATGTTACATCCTAAGTTATAAACATGGTGCCTTTGAAAGGAGAATCGACTTTCTCATATAACTCACAAATATGTTATTATAGAGCAATGTGCTAAATGGAACTACAGTGGATCAAAGAGTTATTACAGCTTCTGAAGGCAATGGACTTACTCTCAGATATTGCTTAATGCCTGTGAACCCCTGGGAACCCAGCCAAGTCAATTTAACCAAGCTTTTACCTTTCAGCCAGCTGTGATGGTGGTTTCTACATAGCCTGGATAAATTTGAGAATTCTTTCATGGCCCCAGTGAAATTTACCTTTTAGAACTTACAGGAAAATTAAATACACTTCGTGAAACATCTATCACTCCTAGAGAAAGGGGAAaacctattaaaaataaagatctcatTTACTAATGTGTTAGATTTTTAGGAGCATTCAGGTGAACtggagacaagaaagaaaaaattgttcttaaaaaaaactagaaaatagcTACTATGAAAGCACTACCTTGTCTACCTTAAAATTCAGAAAGCTGTTTTGAAGACAGGACATTGAGAATCCCAAGGAGCGCCACAGTATCATTGAGGAGGGAAGAATCGTTGAGGGCATTTCATGCAAGTTCACAATCTTTATTTATCAGGTGCAAATGAAACTGAAGActagagaagtaaaaataaagttctcATGATCAAAACAGATAAATAGTGGAATTACCCAGATTCCAAAATACTTACCAGGATATAAATCACTAATTGTTGGAGGGAGACAAAGCCACTTGTGGGTCATTTCCAAAAGGAAATCaatgttttgtcttatttattattGCAAAGCAATTTATTCTTAAAGGTTGTTTCAGGTTTTCTTAGGAGTATGTGTGTAACCTATGACTGACAACTTCAAACTTGTAAGAAAAAAGATATGTTTAGTTATTTTCAAAGACACAAAGTGTTTTAGGTTTCAGGCACACACAAACTTGAGGCTATAAGATCATTAATGATTTGTAAGGATAAgccctgtattttttaaatctaaaactatccagaatctataaaaaaatatagCAGATGATTTTCTtggttaaattattttataatcagtgtctagaataatttttaaatgtgcatgcATTAAAGGGTATGTGCTGGAAAGGttatattcatttcttattttcattactCAGAgtacatttgaaaaaattatgaTTTGGGTATCTTGAAAAGCCAAATGAAATGACTTCAATAAAAACCATCACTTAGATAAACTTTAAAGTTTGAAATCAGCTTAATGATTCTTAATAGATTGGGAGGTCCAGAGGCATtcaatgaaacacacacacacacacacacacacacacacacacacttcgtTTTGTATACAATTCAAGGATTTGATGGACCTGAAGCCAATCAGGATCTCTTCCAATACTTTACCATTCCCTCTTAGAGATCATCTATTTCTActacttcattttacagataaattgaGGCCCAACAAAACTAGAACCCAGATTCTTATAATCCCAGTTTAATGTTCACTCTAGGACTTCATTTTAAGCATTTCTTTACTCCAGAAAGCATACAGTGACTCATCCAGAGTTACTTCTTTGTCTCTATTCTGTGGCAggcttaaaagtaaaacaaaacaagttagCATCTAACTTGAAAAACAAGGTCATTTGGAGCGTCTCCAGCCACTTCCTTCCCCACTTTGATATGGTGTGATAGAGATAAAATCGTCTGGGAACTTGACTTTGGGTTCTCTCACCAGCACCAAGAGAAGTGACCACTGCCAGACTTCAGCTGTCCTCTGTTTGTAGTTGATCACAGGACCTGGGAGGCATCAGGGCACACTCATCATTGCGTTTTCCCCAGAGAATTCTGGCCAGAAAAATACACAGTAGTTTGGGATTTGggcctttgcttttgctttgaaGGTAGAAAGTGGAAGAGAGGAGAGCAGGAAGATGAAAAGGAGCAAGGAGAAAAGCACGGTTTTATCTAAGTTTCTATCTCGAAGGGGCCTGAGAGAACAAGGGCAGTGAGAGATCTACTCTAGCTTAACTTTATTAAGATTTTGGGTTCTGTTTTATGTGCAAAATTATACTGGAAAATTTAACCTAGATCACCATCCACTCTATTAAAATTGGATGCACTGATTGACATTCTCATTTCCTAGGAAGGATCAATCACGTTATTTAGATAAGATTTTCAGTTCTGTTTATTCACATTCCTCCTTCTGAACCTTTGAGAAATTCAGTAATCAAAATTTAGAGGCAAAGTTACTTAGAAAGGCTTTTCGTATCTACCCTATGCTTCTTTCcaagatgtttttaaatatgttttcaaagcGTAAAATAAATAGAAGGCTATTGATTGCCATCACAGAAAAAATTATTGGTTCCAAGATTGAAGAGTACATGGCCTTCAGCATAGTTACATCGCCATCTTGTCATTATTCAGCTACTACTAAAGATATGGTGGCACCAGCTGCCCCTCGAgtgatagagggagagggaagtagTGCAGGGAGGAATACCGAGTCCTAGTAAAAGActcattaaaaaacagaaataaggatGAATGTAACTCATCATCCCATTATGCTACAGGGGAGAACTTTCAGGTAAGTGTAAGTTTCTTGAAACTTCTCAGAAATGTAAAGTTTAGATACTTCAAGCCAAGGGCACATCAAGCACCCTCCCAGGATGAGCATGTGTCCTAAGACTTCAGAATTTGACATAATATTGGAATTGAGACAAAGGTGTAATACAGAGAATTTGGAGCAGAACAGTTCTCACTTTTTCCAGAAcagtctggaaaaaaataatcagcttATAATAAGAGATGTGATGAATGTGGTGCTTTGTTTTTGAGTCCAATATTATTGTAAGAAACTGAGTTTTAAGCAgcaatttcaaaatgttttgggtttctttcttcctgtgtAAATAGCTGCCAAGATTAATGTTGCCATAATTTGGAAATAAGCAAATCTATTTCTTGTCTATAGTTAGCTCTTGATATAATCCTTCCGACTTGTGTAAATAAGGCAGCACAGACTAATACAcggttttttaaattaattttttaagattttttttatttattcatgaaagacacagagagagagagagagagagagaggcagagacacaggcagagggagaagcaggccccatgcagggagcctgacgtgggactcgatccctggtctccaggatcacgccctgggctgaaggtggcgctaaactgccaagccacccaagctgccctaaatcaatttttttaaagattttatttatttattttagaaagagagaaagagtaaagCAGCTGGgatgggtagagagagagggagaaactgaagcagactccgccctgagctcagagcccaactcagggctggatcccaggatcctgagatcatgacctgagccaaaaccaagagtcagacacttaactgactgagccacccaggtgcccacataGGCAGCTGTTTTAAGATAATACTTGACAAAGACTCAAAAGTCCATCCTTAATTATAACTCTGGCAAAGTTTTGGTTCTGAGAAAAATTGGTTATAACAAATAACCAAGTACATTAAGACACAgttgggatcctggagacctgggatcgagtcctgttcAGTCTCATCCCTTCCTATAGAATGAAGTCAGACCTATTAAATAAGATTAATGTAATAGCTGCTTTTGCCGTTCAGTCTAGAGAAGTTCCACAAAGCCAGAACAACAGCAGTTTTTAGAAGCAGCTTGCTGCTACCCTCAAGAGCCGCAGATATATTGCATAGGCCTCTGTGTTTGTCTGACCCATTTCATGCTCATCTGCAGATCCATATGGCAAAGTAAGTAGCTTGTGGCTTACCCATGTAATAGTTACAACAACAGATCTAGTTTGCTATATGAGCAATTTGCTAAGAGCAACTGGTGTAGTCACAAGCATGGCCCATTTCCAAAGACTGAGTTTCCACATATCATAGCAGCCACAAGCAGCCCTAGCGACATCCTATGTGTCCTGCTCTTTCTGGATGGAGAAAAATCTTAAACCTGAGACAAGAGGCAAATGAGACAAGTGAGAGAGACAAACAAGTATGCATACATTTgttaaataaccaaataaaattgAACCAGTTTTATTTGGTAAAATGTCATTCTAAcaactgtttttaaagaaataacagacTCTTGGCTGGCTATTCTTACATGGTAGTATTGAATATCTCCTTCCTGCTGAATAAagcttgcctttctctctcaaatagagtCCAAGATCTAAATTACAGGTTGCtgaatctttgctttttttccatcATGTACATGATAACCGGTTCTCTTGGGTTATCCATGGGTGATCTCTTCAGGTATGGAAAAGGATGACAAAGATGCGAAAGCAGGGTATGATCACAGCATTTCCATTTAAATTACTTGTGTTTTGTGCAAGTTCGGGGGACTAATGGCAGAGAGCTGGGCTTCAAATACAGCTGTGTACTGAGCAAACTTGACTGCTCTAAATTCTGAACGCCAGCTCCTCTGCCAATTCCACAGGCAAGCATTCCGGGAGGCCTGAGTTGAAATGTGCAGATAAATGCTCAGTTCTGGAGTTTTTGGTGCCAAAGCATACAGAATACTTATGCTCTGCTATGGAAATCTTGGAAGAACAGAACTTCTGTTTTTAATGTCTCTGAGGATTTAAGACAGTTCTTAGACTACTTATTACCTTTCATAAAACTCACTCCTACTT
Encoded here:
- the NDNF gene encoding protein NDNF, whose protein sequence is MVPLHWCLLWLLLPLSSRTQKLPTRDEELFQMQIRDKAFFHDSSVIPDGAEISSYLFRDTPKRYFFVVEEDNTPLSVTVTPCDAPLEWKLSLQELPEEASGEGSGDPEPLEQQRQQIINEEGTELFSYKGNDVEYFISSSSPSGLYQLELLSTEKDTHFKVYATTTPESDQPYPELPYDPRVDVTSLGRTTVTLAWKPSPTASLLKQPIQYCVVINREHNFKSLCAVEAKVSADDAFMMAPKPGLDFSPFDFAHFGFPSDNPGKERSFLAKPSPKLGRHVYARPKVDIQKICIGNKNIFTVSDLKPDTQYYFDVFVANSNSNTSTAYVGTFARTKEEAQQKTVELKDGKVTDVFVKRKGAKFLRFAPVSSHQKVTFFIHSCLDAIQIQVRRDGKLLLSQNVEGIRQFQLRGKPKAKYLIRLKGHKKGASMLKILATTRPSKQPFPSLPEDTRIKAFDKLRTCSSATVAWLGTQERNKFCIYKKEVDDNYNEDQKKREQNQCLGPDTRKKSEKVLCKYFHSQNLQRAVTTETIKGLLPGKSYLLDVYVIGHGGHSVRYQSKVVKTRKFC